Part of the Halopenitus persicus genome is shown below.
AGGGATCGGACATCGGCCGAGTTACGGGATCGATCCGATTAAACGCGTCGCACGGTCCCTACAGTTCGGCCGTCGAGGCGTCCCCAATGGCCGCTAGACGTCCCGGTACGGGCCGAGGCGCGTTCCGTCGAGGAGGTACGCCTCCGCCGACGCGATCGCCGTCGGGAGGAACGGCGAGAGGAACTCGTTCCCTGCGACGTTCACCCAGGTCCCGCCCGACCGGTCGTTGAACGCGGGGAAGACGACGACGTCGGGGTCGGTCCCGGCAGCGTCGACGGCGGTCGCCTCCAATTCGTCGACGAATGCCTCGGGGTGGAGCGACCCGCGGAGCCACACGCGCTCGATCCGGCTTCCGCCGACCGCATCCGAGAGCCGAACCTGCGGATGCTCGTGACCCAGACACACGACGTCGGCCGCGAGCACGTCGGGGTCGGGCCAGGTGTGGCCGTGGACGACCCCGACCGACGTGCTCGCCGGCCCGCCCTCGGATCCGATCCGGCCGCCGGCCGGCGGCAGCACGTCCAGTCGATCCGCGAACGCCGCCGCGACGCCGGCGTCGTGGTTGCCGGTCACGAGCGTCATCGGCACGCGGTCGGTCACGGCCGCGATCAGGTCGGCGATCTCCTTCCGTTCGGGACCCTCCGGCTCGGGGATCCGGTGGGCGAGGTCGCCGAGGACGACCAGCCGGTCGGCGTCCGTCCGGTCGAGCAGCGACAGAACGTGCTCGCGGCGCGTCTCCGCGGCGCTGTCCAGTTCGACGCCGAGCTCGTACCGGAGCCCGACCTCGATCCCCGCGTGGTAGTCGGCGATCAACAGCGCGCGTTCGTCGGGGAGGTCGGCAACGGCCGCGGGCTCGTTCACGACCGGCTCGACGACGGCCACGGTTCAGATGGCCTTCAGCCGGTCGTCGCTCGGCTCGTAGCACTTGCCGCTCATCAGCGCGTCGTCGATCGCGTCGGCGACCGCATCGGGATCCGCGCCGAGCTCCTCGACGACCGCGTCGATGACCGCCTGACGGGCCGCCCCGTCGCCGTCGTCGAGATCGTCCATCGCTTCGATCGCCGCGCCGGTGAGGTCGAGATCCGCGTCGGCGGTCGGTGCGTCCGACTCCCCATCGCCGGCTGCGTCGTCACCGCCCGTGGCCGCGTCGCTTCCCAAGTCGGCAGTCGTGTCGCCCTTCGACCCGCCGGTGTCGGTGGACCCGACCGGCTCGCCGAGGTCGACGTCCGACGCCGTCTCCGATCCGGCACCGTCGTCGGACGCCGCAGCGCCGGCGCCGTCGTCCGCAGCCAGGTCGTCGGCGCTCGGAACGTCGATGTCCGCCGATCCCGGGTCGTCGACCTCCGTTCCGGTCGAGAAGTCGGTGCCGAACTCGTCCTCGATTTCCGCCCGCTCCTCCTCGTCCAGCTCGTACATTCCGTCGGGGTCAGTCGGATCGGCGTCCGCCGATTCCACGTCCGTCGACTCGGCGTCGGAGTCCTCGACCGTGCCCGTCGTCTCGTCCGCAGCACCCCCCTCCGCATCGAAGTCCCCGAGTCGGTCGGCGGCCTCGTTCGCGTCGGGGGTGTCGTCCGTGGTCGCAACCGATTCGGTCGCGCGCTCGTCGGCGTCGGTCCCGTCGTCCGACGACGGCTCCGTCACTGGCTCGGCAGCGGTGCCCTCGTCGTCGCCGGCTGGTGCGTCAGTCTCCACGCGTTCGTCGCCGGTTGGTGCGTCAGTCTCCACGCGTTCGTCGTCCTCCGCGCCGCTCGCTGCGGCCTCGTGGACGGCGGTCGCGTCGATCGAGACGTCCGTTTCGGGAAGCGGCCCCACGTCGGCCGGACCGCCCCCGTCCGGCGCGATCTCCGGGACGCGAACGTCGTCGCGCTCGCCGGCGATCAGCTCGAGCGCGTCGATCGCCATCCGGCGAGTCGCCTCGAGGTACGCCCGGGAGGTGCCGTAGTGGTCGATCGCCCGTGGGATCCCCTCGGCTAGGGCGGTCGGGGCGCCGCCCGCCTCGAGGGCCGTTCGCAGGTCCTCGCCGCGGAGGTCCGACACGAGCGCCGCGTCGAACGTCGCCAGCCGGTCGAGCGTGGTTTCGGCCGCTCGAACGACCCAGCGGTCGCGGGTGTCGGCGTCGACCTCGTTGAGGCTCTCGGGACGGACCGAGGTGAACACGCGGTCGGAGTCCTCCGGCTGGAAGGTCCGCGCCTTTCCGGTCAGGGCGACGAACGTCGGCGGGTCGGCGCGCTCAAGGAACGCCTGCTCGTCCGGCTGGTACTGGCCGGCGTAGGTGACGAACGCGCCGGAGGGGTCGACGACCCGCCCGCGGCGCGTCTCCTCGTTGACGCGCTCGACCTCGGTCAGGACGCCGACGGCGAACAGGCGGTTGACCCGCGCGCCCAGCGGCGTGAGAACGTAGTTCGGGGCGCGCTCCTCGTCGCTCTCGGAGTAGGATAGCGTCGCGTCGTCGAACTCGCTCGCGAAGAGCCGGTACGCGACCTCGCGCGTGCCGGGACCCGAATCCGAGCCGCTCATCGGTCCACCCCCGTGCTTTCGTCGCGATCCGCCGCCGTGGCGTCCTCCGAGGCCGTCGCCGTGGCGTCCTCCGAGGCCGTCGCCGTGGTTCCCTCGCGAGCGCTCGCGGTGGCGCTCTCAGGACCCCCGTCGGTCGCGGCCCGCGACCGGACCGTCGAGAGCACGCCTCGAGCCGTCTCGGCCGGGTCGTCGTCCGCGGCCGCGAACTCCTCCGCGTCGAGGTTCGCGCCGTAGTCGTCCACGGAGAGGTTCCCCCGGACGCGGAAGGCCCGACCGACGAGTTCGTCGGCGATCGACTCGGCGACGACCGACTTGTCCATCGCGTCGCGGGCTGCCT
Proteins encoded:
- a CDS encoding metallophosphoesterase, translating into MAVVEPVVNEPAAVADLPDERALLIADYHAGIEVGLRYELGVELDSAAETRREHVLSLLDRTDADRLVVLGDLAHRIPEPEGPERKEIADLIAAVTDRVPMTLVTGNHDAGVAAAFADRLDVLPPAGGRIGSEGGPASTSVGVVHGHTWPDPDVLAADVVCLGHEHPQVRLSDAVGGSRIERVWLRGSLHPEAFVDELEATAVDAAGTDPDVVVFPAFNDRSGGTWVNVAGNEFLSPFLPTAIASAEAYLLDGTRLGPYRDV